In Deltaproteobacteria bacterium HGW-Deltaproteobacteria-6, the genomic stretch AAGAAGCCAAGGCCATGGGAATTCGTGAATACCTGTCCAAGCCGATTGTGACCCGTGAACTTGCCAGGGCCATTAGAAATATATTTGATCATGAAAAAACTGAACTGGGAGAGGACTTAAGACCGGATGGCAAGAGTTCTGATAATTGACGATGACCAGGGCATGTGTAAAATGCTGTCCCGTAAAATCAAATCCATGGACCATGAGGTGGATTACGCCTATACCATAGAGGAAGGCGTCACCATGATGAAAGCCACCCCCTATGACGTTGCCTTTCTCGATGTCCACCTGCCCGACGGCAATGGGATCGAAGCACTGCCGCTGATCAGAAAAATATCGCCCGCCAGTGAAGTCATCATCATGACCGGACTGGGCGACCATCAGGGCGCTGAATCAGCCATTAAAAACGGCGCGTGGGACTATATTGAGAAACCGTCCACAGTCAACCTGATGGTCCTGCCCCTGGTCAGAGTCCTGCAATACAAAGAAGCATCAACCGCACCGAAGACCCGATTAACCGTCAAACGAGACGGAATTATCGGCCAGAGCCAGGGAACCAGAAACAGCCTGGATCAGATAGGCCAGGTGGCCGCATCCAACACCAATGTCCTCATTACCGGTGAAACCGGCACAGGAAAAGAACTGTTTGCCTGGGCCATTCATCAGAATTCTCCCCGGGCCAGCAAAAATTTTGTCATCGTGGATTGCACCATTCTGACGGAGACGCTGGTGGAAGGCATGCTGTTCGGACATGAAAAAGGCGCTTTTACCAGCGCCGACCGGATGCGCGAGGGATTGATCGAACAGGCGGACGGGGGAACGCTTTTCCTTGACGAAGTCGGTGAACTTCCCTTCTCCGTGCAGAAATCATTTTTGCGTGTGCTGCAGGAACATCGTTTCCGGCCGCTGGGCAGCAAGCATGAGTTATCCAGCGATTTTCGCCTGGTGGCGGCAACCAACCGTGATCTCGATAAAATGGTTGCCCACGGCGAATTTCGTGAAGACCTTCTTTTCCGCATCCGTTCTTTCGTGATCGGACTCCAGCCGCTGAGAGAACGTCTGGACGATATCGAGGAGCTGGTCACCTATAAAATCGGCATCAATTTCGAACGCCACGGCACAAAAATGATGAGCCCCTCTCCCGATTTCTTGCAGGCGCTCACGGCCTACGACTGGCCCGGCAATGTAAGAGAATTATTCAGCACCGTCGAGCAGGCCATCATTATGGCGGGAAACCGTTCCGTCTTATTCCCCAATGATTTGCCCAGCCACATCCGCATTAAACTCTCCCAGTCACAACTGAGCAGAAAAGACGTGCCGATCCCGCGGGAGGGAAACATTTCCGGTCCGGGTTACGGCCGTGCCAGACTGCAGGACGTCCGGGACGCCGCCGTGGAAAGCGCGGAAAAAGAATATTTAAATGAATTGAAAGTCATCTCCGGAAACAATATCGACAAAGCCTGCGCCATTTCCGGCCTTTCCCAATCCCGCCTTTATTCGCTCCTGAAAAAATACGGCATTAAATTTTCGTAACACATCTCGTATCTCGTATCTCGTCGTTCGTCGCTCGTCGCTCGCTTGCCACCCGTAAAACGAGATACGAGCTACGAACTACGAGATACGAGCGACGAAACACGATTCTTCTTGCCGCATAATAATTATTTCTCAAAGCACAGGAAAATTCGCCCTCCCCGGGGCGCATCAGGCCGTCCGGCAAGGCTACTCTGCCGTCATGATAATCAATCATAACTTCAATAACTTATCATAAAAGTCTTCATCATTTTAACAGCTGGCATCTTTATTGCGGTCACCTCTTTTCGTACTGCCTATTTCTATTGGCTACCGGGTGAAGGAGCATGGTTCAATGAACGTATTTTTTCTCTCCGACATGAAGGGTGACACGAAGAAGCGGCTCCAGAGAGTATTGGAGTACATGCTGCCGAAAAAAAATATCCAGTATATCAAATCGGTCAGGGAGCTTGAAGAAAATCTGCGCAAATCATCCCATAAAATGTCGCTGGCTGTCATCCTGCAGGTCAGCAAGGCAAAGCTTTCCAGTCTCCTGCCTATTAAAGCACTGCTGGAAGACACAAGCATCATCCTGATCTTAAACGATAAAGACGATGAGACCATTGCTCTGGGACATCGTTTGCGGCCCCGGTTTATGACCTGCGCGGACAGCGATTTTCTGGATGTCGCATCCGTCTTAATAAAAATGAAAGAGAAAATGCTGCAAGATGAGGCGCGCAAATGACCTTCTTCAGGGAAAAAGACGATGAGTGCGGCAGGCTGGCGCTGGAAGGCGAACTGACCCTGGAGCATATCCGGCAATTGCATGAAGACCTGCAAAGTTCAATGGAGAACGTGCGCGAACTGGATGTGGATATTTCAGGCGCCGTGGAAACAGACCTCTCCTTTCTGCAGTTATTGTGCTCGGCCCATCGGACAGCGGTGAAAACAGGCAAGACATTGCATCTGACCGGAGACATTCCGGAAGTTGTGCGGCAGGCAATGGAAGACAACGGCTATTCCCGCCAAAACAGCTGCGGCCTCGATGCCGGCCAAACATGCCTGTGGATGAAAAGATAACAGGGAAAATCTTTCAGAGGTGAAAAAAATGAGCAAAGTCATTATGACGGTGGACGATTCCGCCTCGGTAAGACAGATGGTCGCCTTTACCCTGAAGCAGGCGGGTTTTGATGTTCTGGAAGCATGCGATGGACAGGATGCCTTAAACCGGATGGCCGGCGCCGCCGTACACATGGTGATCACCGATTTGAACATGCCCAGGCTGGACGGCATCGGTTTAATCAAGGGCGTCAGGGCTCAACCGGCTTATAAATTTATTCCCATTGTCATGCTGACAACCGAGTCTCAGATCGAAAAGAAACAGGAAGGCAAAGAAGCCGGTGCAACCGGGTGGATTGTCAAGCCCTTTAAACCGGATCAGTTGTTGGCGGTTGTCAGAAAGGTGCTGGGATGATGGATCCGCAGACCGATGTATTTAAAGAGGAAGCGTTTGAATTATTGACCGAGCTGGAAGGTTCTCTTCTGGCGCTGGAAAAGACGCCGGATGACGCCGACCTGATTGCCGGGATCTTCCGGTCCATGCATACGATAAAGGGATCAGGCGCCATGTTCGGGTTTGACGAGGTGGCCTCCTTTACCCACAATATCGAAACCGTCTATGACCTGCTCAGAAATAAAAAAATTGTCGCTGATAAAGCGCTGATTGACCTGACGCTTGAGGCCTGCGACCGGATTCGGCAAATGATAGAGGGCAAAGAGGAAATCCGCCGGGAAAAAATAGAGGAACATGCGGCGGCCTTCAAGAGATTTATCCCCGCGATGAAAGAGGACGCCCCCTGTAAGGAAAAGCCCTTCAAAGCGGAGAGCGGCGCTCAAAAGGGCCGGCTCACCGCTTACCGTATTTGCTTCGCGCCGGATGTCAATATCTTCAGCCGCGGAACCAAACCGTCCCTGCTTCTTTCGGAACTGCGCGATCTGGGCAAGTGCACGGTCATGGCCCGGACAGACCGTATTCCCGGGCTCGACGAAATTGATCCGGAAGGCTGTTACACATCCTGGGACATCGTTTTAACCACCAGCCGTGGAATAAACGCCATCCGCGACGTCTTCATCTTTGTGGAAGATGAGAGCTTATTGAAAATTGAAGTCATTGACGAAGAACCGGATGATGAACCCCGGGATTACAAAAAGCTGGGAGAAATCCTGGTGGAAAGAGGATACGCGGACAGGGATGTCATTGATACGGTTTTAAGCAGCCACAAAAAAATCGGCGAACTGCTGGTTGAATCGGGAATTGTCGCCCCGGACAAGATTCAGGCGGCCTTGGCGGAGCAGCAGCTCATCAGGGAAGCAAAAGAAAAACGTCAGAGCGCCGATACGGCGGCCACGATTCGTGTGCCGGCCAGGAGACTGGATAATCTCGTCAATCTGGTGGGAGAGATGGTAACCGTACAGTCCCGTTTATCCCAGATGTCTTCAAGTCTGAATCATACCGATCTGATGCTGGTGGCGGAGGAAGTGGAGCGGCTGGTTGCGGAGCTGCGCGACAACACCATGAGCATCCGCATGCTGCCCATCGGCAATACCTTCAGCAAATTCAAGAGACTGGTTCACGATCTGTCGGCGGAGCTCGGCAAGGAAATCAGCCTGGTCACCGAAGGAGGCGAAACGGAGCTGGACAAAACGGTTATCGAAAAGCTCAATGACCCGCTGGTCCATCTCATTCGGAACAGCATTGATCACGGCATTGAATTACCCGCCGAGCGGGAGGCCCGGAGCAAACCCAGAACAGGCACGGTCCGGCTGGCTGCCGAGCATTCCGGCGCAAACGTTCTGATCCATATCGAAGACGACGGCGCGGGCATCAATCCTGACAGGGTCCGGGCCAAAGCCCTGGAAAATAATCTCATCTCTCCGGATGCCAATCTTACGGAAAAAGAAATTTTCTCGCTGATTTTTGCTCCGGGTTTTTCTCTGGCCAAAACCATTACCAGCGTTTCGGGCCGCGGCGTGGGTATGGACGTGGTCAAAAAAAGCATCGATGCCCTGAATGGAACCATCGATATTTCAAGCCGCCCCCCTGACGGCACAAAGATCACCCTCAAGCTGCCCCTGACGCTGGCAATCATTGACGGTCTGCTGGTCAAAATTGCCTCCTCGTTTTTTATTATTCCCCTGTCCGCCATTGAAGAATGCGTGGAGTTGACGGATGCGGACATTTCCAGAGCGAATGGTAAAAACATGGTTCATATCCGGGGCGAAATGGTTCCCTATATCCCACTTCGGGAACGTTTTGGAATGGATGGAAAACGTCAACCCATCGAGCAGATCATCATCAACCGGGTTGGAGACGAACGGATCGGCCTGGTGGTGGATCAGGTCATCGGAGAACATCAGACGGTCATCAAGAGCCTGGGGAAATTCTACAAACAGACCAGAGAATTATCAGGCGCCACCATCCTCGGGGATGGAACGGTCGCTCTGATCATCGACATCCCGCAATTAATGCAAAGGGCCGTTGCCGAAGCCCGTTAGAATAGAAAATTTTATACCGGAGAAATCCGCATAATCAACTGACAGGGGAAACCATAAAAAACAAATGGCCTTAGTTTTGCCCAAAAGGGCCAAATAAAACAAAGGAGCCTTATGATATGTTATCAAGACTGAAACTATCAACCAAGCTGTTCTTGCAGGTGGCCATCATTCTGATCTGTTGTTCACTGGTGCTGGTCTGGACTTTTTTACAATTCAGAGAACGTGTTTTTCAGGAAAAGATGGTGGCGACGAAGCACGTCGTTCACGTGGCTTACAGCCTTGTCGCTCAATATGATGAAAGCGTAAAGAAAGGCGAACTGAAACTGGCGGACGCGCAAAAACGGGCCATCCGGGACATCCAGAATTTACGCTACGCCCAGAAGGAATATTTCTGGATCAATGATCTGACCCCCAGGATGATCATGCATCCCTTCAATGCGGCTTTGAACGGCACTGATCTGTCGGACAACAAAGACCCCAGCGGGAAAAGATTCTTTATGGAAATGGTCAATGTGGCCAAGGAAAAAGGGGAAGGCGTGGTGGAGTATCAGTGGCCGAAAGCGGGGGAAACAAAACCCTCCGATAAAATTTCCTATGTCGCCCTTTACAAACCCTGGGGATGGATCATCGGCTCGGGAATCTATGTCGATGACGTTCAAAGAGAGCTGGCCCAGGTGTCGTACATCATCATGGGGGTCATCATCCTGGTCATCCTGGGCAGTTTGCTTCTCGCCTTCCTGGTGACACGAAGCATCACCGTGCCGGTTCATAAAATGGTCGCCGTATCCGAAAAGCTCGCGACCGGCGACATTGACGTTCAGGTGGACGTTGATTCCAGGGATGAAATCGGCATGCTGGCGCAGGCCTTTCGTCTGATGATTGAAAATATCAGGCAATCGGTAAAATCCGCCGCCCGGGTCGCGGAGGGAGATCTGACCGTTGAGATCAAACCGAAGTCGGAAAAAGATCTGCTGGCGGTCAGCATGCTCAACATGGTGACCAGACTCAGGAACATTTTTCATGATGTTAAATCGGCGGCCGACAATGTGGCATCCGGCTCAGAACAGTTGAGTGCGTCCTCTGAACAAATGTCGCAGGGGGCAACCGAACAGGCGGCGTCCGCCGAAGAAGTGTCCTCTTCCATGGAACAGATGATTTCCAATATCAAGCAGAATGCCGACAACGCCCAGCAGACGGAAAAAATTGCCATCAAATCAGCGCACGACGCCAGGGAGGGCGGCAAAGCCGTCGGCGACACCGTCAGAGCAATGAAGGAAATCGCCGGCAAGATTTCCATCATTGAAGAGATCGCCCGCCAAACCAATCTGCTGGCGCTGAACGCCGCCATTGAAGCGGCGCGCGCCGGGGAGCACGGCAAGGGATTTGCCGTGGTGGCTTCGGAAGTCCGCAAGCTTGCGGAACGCAGCCAGACGGCCGCCGGAGAAATCAACAAACTGTCGGCCAGCAGCGTCCAGGTCGCCGAACAGGCAGGCCAGATGCTGGACAGGATGGTGCCGGATATTCAAAAGACCGCCGACCTCGTTCAGGAAATCAGCGCGTCCAGTAAAGAACAGGATACCGGCGCCGAGCAGATCAATAAAGCCATCCAGCAGCTTGATCAGGTCATTCAACAAAACGCTTCCGCCTCCGAAGAGTTGTCCTCGACCGCTGAAGAGCTGTCCAGTCAGGCCCAGCAGCTGCAGGAAGCGGTTTCCTTCTTTAAAATCGAGGAAGGAGACGGCGGCGTCTCTCACAAATCAACTCCGGCGGGAATCCTGAAACTGCGGCCGGAT encodes the following:
- a CDS encoding chemotaxis protein CheA, with translation MMDPQTDVFKEEAFELLTELEGSLLALEKTPDDADLIAGIFRSMHTIKGSGAMFGFDEVASFTHNIETVYDLLRNKKIVADKALIDLTLEACDRIRQMIEGKEEIRREKIEEHAAAFKRFIPAMKEDAPCKEKPFKAESGAQKGRLTAYRICFAPDVNIFSRGTKPSLLLSELRDLGKCTVMARTDRIPGLDEIDPEGCYTSWDIVLTTSRGINAIRDVFIFVEDESLLKIEVIDEEPDDEPRDYKKLGEILVERGYADRDVIDTVLSSHKKIGELLVESGIVAPDKIQAALAEQQLIREAKEKRQSADTAATIRVPARRLDNLVNLVGEMVTVQSRLSQMSSSLNHTDLMLVAEEVERLVAELRDNTMSIRMLPIGNTFSKFKRLVHDLSAELGKEISLVTEGGETELDKTVIEKLNDPLVHLIRNSIDHGIELPAEREARSKPRTGTVRLAAEHSGANVLIHIEDDGAGINPDRVRAKALENNLISPDANLTEKEIFSLIFAPGFSLAKTITSVSGRGVGMDVVKKSIDALNGTIDISSRPPDGTKITLKLPLTLAIIDGLLVKIASSFFIIPLSAIEECVELTDADISRANGKNMVHIRGEMVPYIPLRERFGMDGKRQPIEQIIINRVGDERIGLVVDQVIGEHQTVIKSLGKFYKQTRELSGATILGDGTVALIIDIPQLMQRAVAEAR
- a CDS encoding Fis family transcriptional regulator, translated to MARVLIIDDDQGMCKMLSRKIKSMDHEVDYAYTIEEGVTMMKATPYDVAFLDVHLPDGNGIEALPLIRKISPASEVIIMTGLGDHQGAESAIKNGAWDYIEKPSTVNLMVLPLVRVLQYKEASTAPKTRLTVKRDGIIGQSQGTRNSLDQIGQVAASNTNVLITGETGTGKELFAWAIHQNSPRASKNFVIVDCTILTETLVEGMLFGHEKGAFTSADRMREGLIEQADGGTLFLDEVGELPFSVQKSFLRVLQEHRFRPLGSKHELSSDFRLVAATNRDLDKMVAHGEFREDLLFRIRSFVIGLQPLRERLDDIEELVTYKIGINFERHGTKMMSPSPDFLQALTAYDWPGNVRELFSTVEQAIIMAGNRSVLFPNDLPSHIRIKLSQSQLSRKDVPIPREGNISGPGYGRARLQDVRDAAVESAEKEYLNELKVISGNNIDKACAISGLSQSRLYSLLKKYGIKFS
- a CDS encoding chemotaxis protein is translated as MVATKHVVHVAYSLVAQYDESVKKGELKLADAQKRAIRDIQNLRYAQKEYFWINDLTPRMIMHPFNAALNGTDLSDNKDPSGKRFFMEMVNVAKEKGEGVVEYQWPKAGETKPSDKISYVALYKPWGWIIGSGIYVDDVQRELAQVSYIIMGVIILVILGSLLLAFLVTRSITVPVHKMVAVSEKLATGDIDVQVDVDSRDEIGMLAQAFRLMIENIRQSVKSAARVAEGDLTVEIKPKSEKDLLAVSMLNMVTRLRNIFHDVKSAADNVASGSEQLSASSEQMSQGATEQAASAEEVSSSMEQMISNIKQNADNAQQTEKIAIKSAHDAREGGKAVGDTVRAMKEIAGKISIIEEIARQTNLLALNAAIEAARAGEHGKGFAVVASEVRKLAERSQTAAGEINKLSASSVQVAEQAGQMLDRMVPDIQKTADLVQEISASSKEQDTGAEQINKAIQQLDQVIQQNASASEELSSTAEELSSQAQQLQEAVSFFKIEEGDGGVSHKSTPAGILKLRPDHHASKGNPGHSRLLAAPGKHALPQSTRLSESSGIRLNMAENMDRQDAEFDRY
- a CDS encoding two-component system response regulator produces the protein MSKVIMTVDDSASVRQMVAFTLKQAGFDVLEACDGQDALNRMAGAAVHMVITDLNMPRLDGIGLIKGVRAQPAYKFIPIVMLTTESQIEKKQEGKEAGATGWIVKPFKPDQLLAVVRKVLG